A region of Caloranaerobacter sp. TR13 DNA encodes the following proteins:
- a CDS encoding NAD-dependent epimerase/dehydratase family protein, translated as MKVLVTGGAGFIGANLVDKLLALNHEVVVIDNLYTGDKKYVSPKAKFYNMDIREKNIIKVFAEEKFDIVYHLAAQVDVNKSIINPKFDSDVNIAGTINILESCKKYNVRKFIYSSSAAVYGEPKYLGIDEDHPINIISFYGLSKYTAENYIKLYSKLYGFKYIILRYANVYGIRQNKRGEGGVIGKFIDLILNKKNPIIYGDGMQTRDFIFVDDVIEANILAMERGNNEILNIGSGVEISINDLIDMLKKILHTQIEPLYNSERKGDIKHSFFNINRAYKRIGWKPKYSLYNGLIRTVDFYRSGSFE; from the coding sequence ATGAAAGTTTTGGTTACAGGTGGTGCTGGATTTATTGGGGCAAATTTAGTTGACAAGCTGTTAGCTTTAAATCATGAAGTTGTGGTAATCGATAATTTATATACAGGGGATAAGAAATATGTAAGTCCAAAAGCTAAATTTTATAATATGGATATTCGAGAAAAAAATATAATAAAAGTATTTGCAGAAGAAAAATTTGATATAGTATATCACTTAGCTGCTCAAGTAGATGTAAATAAATCTATAATTAATCCTAAGTTTGATAGTGATGTTAATATAGCTGGTACAATTAACATTTTGGAAAGCTGTAAGAAATATAATGTAAGAAAGTTTATTTATTCTTCATCAGCAGCTGTTTATGGTGAACCCAAGTATTTGGGAATTGATGAAGATCATCCGATAAATATAATTTCTTTTTATGGATTATCTAAATATACAGCAGAAAACTATATAAAGTTATATAGCAAATTGTACGGATTTAAATATATTATTTTACGATATGCTAATGTGTATGGTATACGGCAAAATAAAAGAGGAGAAGGCGGTGTAATAGGGAAATTTATAGATTTAATATTGAACAAAAAAAATCCTATTATATATGGAGATGGAATGCAAACAAGAGATTTCATTTTTGTTGATGATGTAATAGAAGCTAATATTCTTGCTATGGAAAGAGGAAACAATGAAATACTAAATATTGGTTCAGGAGTAGAAATATCAATAAATGATTTAATTGATATGCTAAAGAAAATACTACATACTCAGATTGAACCTTTATATAATTCAGAGAGAAAAGGAGATATCAAACACTCTTTTTTTAATATAAATAGAGCATATAAACGTATTGGCTGGAAGCCCAAATATTCTTTATATAACGGATTAATAAGAACGGTAGATTTTTATAGGAGTGGTTCTTTTGAATAA
- a CDS encoding GAF domain-containing protein → MNKKKLRYCLIETIIIDFFIFIIFYRLSPIKENFLTLNLHPLLIVTSMMALRYGNYLGLISATISSLVYVYVYYLLGKDLYIFLIDFSYYKFLLMFYLSAVILGRFKDNYEFQLKNMNLEFDLLKKNYEELKELYEKSTFIREQMKKQIIGAQYSIISLFEAASSLVKLNPEEVYTETLGILSKFLGAKSISIYTVDDRQEYLRLKIKVGDFTEEIRNSIKVDEDECYKLLIFEKKVIKHDINCNDDFPIMSAPLIKEDKVIAIINIDEMNFEEVTDYSYNLFKVIVEWINKALVSAIEIEEDINKDYYYDGTRIMKFDRFVARLEEEKKRKRKFKLEYCLLAYKRKEIDLNILDINFRQILRKTDVIGYDDENDIVYVLLPATKTNNLDLINEKILSKFSYKLERVK, encoded by the coding sequence TTGAATAAAAAAAAGTTAAGATATTGTTTGATAGAAACTATTATTATAGATTTTTTTATATTTATTATATTTTATAGGTTAAGTCCAATTAAAGAGAATTTTCTTACATTAAATTTGCACCCACTTCTTATAGTCACTTCAATGATGGCATTGAGGTATGGTAATTACTTAGGGCTTATTAGTGCGACAATTTCCTCTTTAGTTTATGTATATGTTTATTACCTATTAGGTAAGGACCTTTATATATTTTTAATTGATTTTAGTTACTATAAGTTTTTGTTAATGTTCTATTTATCTGCTGTAATTTTAGGTAGATTTAAGGATAATTATGAATTTCAATTAAAAAATATGAATTTGGAGTTTGATTTGTTAAAAAAGAACTATGAGGAGCTAAAGGAATTATATGAGAAAAGTACATTTATTAGAGAGCAAATGAAGAAGCAGATTATTGGTGCTCAGTACAGTATAATTTCATTATTTGAAGCAGCATCTTCGTTAGTTAAGCTCAATCCGGAAGAAGTGTACACAGAAACTTTAGGTATTTTATCTAAGTTTTTAGGAGCAAAAAGTATATCTATTTACACTGTAGATGATAGGCAGGAGTATTTGAGATTAAAAATTAAAGTTGGAGATTTTACTGAAGAAATAAGAAATTCTATAAAAGTAGATGAAGATGAATGCTACAAGCTTTTAATTTTTGAAAAAAAGGTTATTAAACATGACATAAATTGTAACGACGATTTTCCTATAATGTCTGCTCCATTGATAAAAGAGGACAAGGTTATAGCGATAATAAATATAGATGAGATGAATTTTGAAGAGGTTACTGATTATTCTTATAATCTATTTAAAGTAATTGTAGAATGGATAAATAAAGCATTAGTTAGTGCTATAGAGATAGAAGAAGACATAAATAAAGATTATTATTATGATGGTACTCGTATTATGAAATTTGATAGATTTGTTGCAAGATTGGAAGAAGAGAAAAAGCGAAAAAGAAAATTTAAACTTGAATACTGTTTACTTGCTTATAAAAGGAAAGAAATAGATTTAAACATTTTGGACATTAATTTCAGACAGATTTTAAGAAAAACAGATGTAATAGGATATGATGATGAAAATGATATTGTATATGTATTATTACCAGCAACAAAAACTAACAATTTAGATTTAATTAACGAAAAGATACTAAGTAAATTTAGCTATAAACTGGAGAGGGTAAAATGA
- a CDS encoding DUF2194 domain-containing protein has translation MKNRKNLVIILTVVLLSATLIQVFRSEILENIFGIRQKEKAIDFKYISTEIPNSYNKILVLFSDKDKGSKDLYKNIFYTFKMAKLNCNYLKIDSDKVAEEIKKLKHDDLLVIGTERVYELKNYKSILEYINNGGKAVFLVRGYYPPFDKMIGIAQNRGFSNGIVEGYKSMVKFFPGLDEIEIKDKKVSNSILDVDLDKDVNILAVAEKRPIVWIHEYGRGKVLYVNSTLLMDKANRGLLLQYTSYINDYFLTTIFNGKIVDIDDFPAPIKPGRDEIIYNQYHMNNRQFYRNIWWSFLYNLAEKYNLKYTGLVIGTYSNDTTSPIRKLNKQELNDIKYFGRKLAELNGEIGIHGYNHNSLALKGQMEFEKYSYTPWESFKTIEEGLKVLKGELEKLFGDVKIFTYVPPSNIISRDGKIAVKKVFKDVKVFAGLYTGEKEKSVLYQEFGKDPDIPDTYDFPRISAGYHYDKKLMWDIYNGIAHYGIFNHFIHPDDLLDVERSKGMTWRKLEKNFERIIKEVYNNFPFLVPMTDYEAYINYLKLEKLKVYTKKVDNTIYIYYENGVVPIYHFLRSKEKVKKVEGGYYKLIDKDRNLYLIEGRSPVVKVILE, from the coding sequence ATGAAAAACCGAAAAAATCTAGTTATTATATTAACAGTAGTTTTGCTGTCGGCTACTTTGATTCAAGTATTTAGAAGTGAGATTTTAGAAAATATTTTTGGAATAAGGCAAAAAGAAAAAGCTATTGATTTTAAATATATAAGTACTGAAATACCAAATAGCTACAATAAAATATTAGTACTTTTTTCTGACAAAGATAAAGGATCAAAAGATTTGTATAAAAACATTTTCTATACATTCAAAATGGCGAAACTGAATTGTAATTACTTAAAAATAGATTCCGATAAAGTAGCTGAAGAGATAAAAAAGTTAAAACATGATGATTTATTAGTTATAGGTACTGAAAGAGTATATGAATTAAAAAATTATAAAAGTATTTTAGAGTATATAAATAACGGGGGTAAGGCAGTATTTTTAGTAAGAGGATATTATCCTCCATTTGATAAAATGATAGGAATTGCACAAAATAGAGGTTTTTCAAATGGTATTGTTGAAGGATACAAGTCTATGGTAAAGTTTTTCCCCGGATTAGATGAGATAGAAATAAAAGATAAAAAAGTATCAAATTCCATTTTGGATGTAGACTTAGATAAAGATGTTAATATTTTAGCTGTTGCAGAAAAACGACCGATTGTATGGATACATGAGTATGGAAGAGGAAAGGTGTTATATGTTAATTCAACTTTACTGATGGATAAAGCAAATAGAGGTTTATTGCTTCAGTATACGTCATATATAAATGATTATTTTTTAACAACTATATTTAATGGGAAAATAGTCGATATTGATGATTTTCCAGCACCTATAAAACCAGGTAGAGATGAGATTATATATAATCAGTATCATATGAACAATCGGCAATTTTATAGAAATATTTGGTGGTCTTTTTTATACAATTTAGCTGAAAAATATAATTTGAAATATACTGGACTTGTTATTGGAACATATTCTAATGATACTACGAGCCCAATAAGGAAACTAAATAAGCAGGAGCTAAATGATATAAAATATTTTGGAAGAAAATTAGCTGAGCTTAATGGAGAAATAGGAATACATGGATATAATCATAATTCATTGGCTTTAAAAGGGCAAATGGAGTTTGAAAAATACAGTTATACGCCATGGGAATCTTTTAAAACAATAGAAGAAGGACTTAAGGTGCTAAAGGGTGAGCTTGAAAAGCTGTTTGGTGATGTTAAGATTTTTACTTATGTACCACCGTCTAATATAATTTCAAGAGATGGTAAAATTGCAGTAAAAAAGGTATTTAAGGATGTTAAAGTTTTTGCAGGATTATATACAGGTGAAAAAGAAAAAAGCGTATTATATCAGGAGTTTGGAAAAGACCCTGATATACCAGATACATATGATTTTCCTAGAATAAGTGCTGGATACCATTATGATAAAAAATTGATGTGGGATATTTATAATGGTATAGCCCATTATGGAATATTTAATCATTTTATACATCCTGATGATTTGTTGGATGTAGAGAGATCTAAAGGTATGACATGGAGAAAATTGGAGAAAAATTTTGAACGGATTATTAAAGAGGTATATAATAATTTTCCATTTTTAGTTCCTATGACTGACTATGAAGCATATATCAATTATTTGAAATTAGAAAAATTAAAAGTTTATACAAAAAAAGTTGATAATACAATTTACATATATTATGAAAATGGAGTTGTGCCAATATATCATTTTTTAAGGTCTAAAGAAAAGGTAAAAAAAGTAGAAGGTGGTTATTATAAGCTGATAGATAAGGATAGAAATTTATATTTAATAGAAGGTAGGAGTCCAGTAGTGAAAGTTATTTTGGAATAG